AGACAGGGTTTAGATTATCATTCTCAAGGCGTTTAAGTGCTTCTTCAATGTCTTTTAGATAAAAACTGGCAAAAAGGTCTTGCAGTGGCGTTTCAATTTCTTCCTCTATTTCGTTTTCTATCTCGACTTTTCTTCTTTGTTCGTGTTGTTTGCCTTTTTTGGAATTAAGCCATGTAACACCGAATGAATTTGTAAATTCTTTGTTCCTGACTGGATAAATATCGTAACAAAATTTCTGGAGTAAATTCATATAGATTTCTCTAATATTTTTCTGATTTTTAATTAACTGTTCAAAAGTATCTTTCAAGTTTTGAGCAAACTCTGTAAATTTTTACCAAGATCATAATCTTCAGTTTGCTTTTCTTCATCTTTTTTCTCCGCAGTTTCTGACAGCCTTCTTTTGTTTGTATTTTCCAGTTCCAGTTGTTTAAGAGCCCACAAAGTTGAAGAAATTTTTAAACTGTCATCTTTATATTTCCCGTTCTCATCAATATCGAAATAGAACCAGTAAAGTTTTTGTTTTCTGTTTTGTTTTTCATCTTCTTTTTCGGGATGGTCATATTGCTGGTTATAAATTTTTTCAAAAGCCTCTTTTACTTCCTGGTAATCATAAATTCCAAGATAGACTCTGCAATCTGTGAAATAGTTAGGACTCCAGATTTCAGTAAAGTCGTTTATAAAAACTCCATTGGGAATAGGAGCAGGCTGCAACAATTCAAGTTTCTGGTATGCCAGCAGTATTCTTTTCATCTCATCTTTTGCAATTGTATTTATCATCCTGCCAACTCCTTTCGTTACTTGCAAACTATGATTTTGAATTATTTTTCTGGTATGCATTATCCGGAAGATAAAAGTCATTCAGTATTTTCTTCTTCAATTTTTATCTCACCGTGCTCAGCTTCAAATTCTTCGACACACTGTTGAATCAAATATTCAATTTGAGCATTAATTGAGCGTTTATTTTTCTCGGCGATTACTCTAATCTTATCAAGCAAAGTTTCATCTATTCGTAATGTATATGCTTTCTTATAGTCAGCCATTTTATCACCTCATATCTATTCTGATATCAAAATTATATCAAAATGCCAACAACATAAAATAGTTGCAATATGACATTAAAATATAGTTGACTACAAAATAATATCATGCTATAGTCATAAGCAAAGGCTATAAAATGATGTCATTATGCAACCATCAGACAAATAAGCACAACGGGGTGAGTTAAAAAATGTAGTTACAATATATTACAGCTATACAATATGCGCTATGAAATGGAAACAGAAAATTCTTGACAAGTCTCACCTAAACTAATACATACTCTTACTTTTGCCTCTTTAGCATTCCTGCAGCTCCTCAAAGGTGTTGAATCTGTAGCACAAACCTTCGTCTCAGGATCCATTTCTCTCACTAAAATCCTTTCTATGCCTTTTATGTATTTATCTTCAATTATCTTTGCATATTTCGAAAAAATGAATGATCTGTACTTTTCTCTATCACTATCGCTTGTTTAAATTCTTTATCCTCATTTATCTTGCATTCTAATTCCCTGAAACTGGTTATCCGGTTCTTCCCTTTGGAAACAAAGCAAACTATTATTTGATGTAGCTTGTATTTTTGGGTTTTCCTCTCTTACTATTTTTTAGTTTTATCCCTGATGTCTTGATTGCTTTCTCTCAATTATCATCAAAATCTTCAAAAATTTTGCTTTTGTGGTTTAATAAAAATGGTACTTGTCATTTTCCTTATGTCTTCTTTTGGAGTGTTCATCATAATTTTTAACGCAAGGAGGATAGCTTTTTATCTATACTCTATTTATTGTTTATTCTGTTAATTTATTCTATTCGACAGGCTATATCATTTTTTAATTGCAAATTACAATGTTTTTATGGATACAGACGAGTAAAGAGTTATTTAGGGGTTGCTAGTTTTTCCGATATTCTCAATTCTAGTTACAGTCCCCTTTATGTTTTTTTGATGCAATTCTTGTTTGGTTGTATAACTTACTTTTTTACTTAGTGATTATTACTTGCTAAAAATTTTTTATTTCAAGAAGGATTTTTTGAAAAAGTGTCGAATTATTATAAAGAGAAGAAATATTACTACTATGCTAACAAAGGAGTAGTAAATTTACGATGGATATATTTACCTTAATAAGAACAAAATATAATACTTTATCTCAAACTCAAAAGAAAATTGCAGATTGGATTTTAGAACATGGAAATGAAATTATTTTAATGTCAATAGGCGAAATCGCAGCAAAGTGTTCAACAAGTGAAGCTACTGTAATGAGATTTTTAAGAAAACTTGGTTTTGATTCATATCAGCTCTTTAAGGTAAAAGTGGCTCAAGATATTGTTGATGTGACTCCCCGAGCCGTTTATGAGGATGTAAGTAGTGAAGATAGTGTTAATGAGATAAAACAGAAAGTAATTCAATCTACAATTGATGCTATCAGAGATATAGATAAGTTAATTGAAGATAGCACAATAGAAAAAGCTATAGAGATAATGGCTAATGCAAAAAGAATCTTTTTCTTTGGAGTGGGAGCATCAGGAGCAATAGCAAAGGACGCATTTCACAAGTTTTTAAGATTAGGCATAAATACCATATATTGTAGTGATTCTCATATTATGAGCATAATGTGTAGCCATATGACAGAAAAAGATGCCGTTTTGGCGATTTCACACTCAGGAGAAAGTCGAGAAATAATTGATGCAATAGAACTTGCAAAAGAAAACAAAGCAAAAGTAATTTCGTTTACAAGTTACCCGAATTCTACCTTGGCAAAACTTTCAGATGTGGTTTTTCTAAGTGCTACCAAAGAGACTAAATTCAGATCTGACGCGATGGTTTCAAGAATTGTGCAATGTGTGATTATAGACATTCTCTATGTTTCTCTAGTTTTAAAGTTAGGAAGTGAAGCAATTGTAAATGTGAATAAATCAAGATTAGCAGTCGCAAAAAAGAAAAAATAAGAGAAAGTAGAGTTTCCATCGGCGTTTCCGTATGGAAACTTTATATAAAAAATAATCATAGCAAAGGAGGTATTTTCAAATGAGTAAAAAAATGAAAATAATGGTAATTGGAGACGCAATGATACCGGGTAAAGATTTTGAATCAGCAGCTAAAAAATATTTATCTGATTATGTGGAAGAAATAATTACAGGAGATTGGGAAAATAATTGGGACAATTTACAAAGAAGAAGATTGGAAGTAGAAAAGAAAGGGCCCGAGATTGAGGAAGTAGTTCCTTTAATAAAGGAAAAAGGGCAAGATGTTTCAATGTTGTTTGGTTTATTTGTTCCCATTTCCAAAGAAACATTCAATTACTTGCCAAAGGTAAAGATTATTGGGGTTTCGCGAGCAGGCTTAGAAAATGTAAACGTAAAAGAAGCAACCCAACGAGGAGTTTTAGTGTTCAATGTCCAGGGAAGAAATGCAGAAGCTGTTTCTGACTTTGCAATAGGTTTGCTTTTGGCAGAATGTAGAAACATTGCGAGAGCCCACTATGCAATAAAGAATGGCCAGTGGCGGAAAGAATTTTCTAATTCTGATTGGATTCCGGAACTAAAAGGCAAAACAGTTGGTATTATTGGTTTTGGATATATTGGTAGACTGGTAGCAAAAAAACTCTCTGGATTTGAAGTTAGAAGACTTGTGTACGATCCTTATGTAAGTGAAGAGGAAATTAGAGAATGCGGATGTATACCAGTAGACAAAGAGACTTTGTTCAAAGAAAGTGATTTTATTACTCTCCATGCACGCCTCACAGAAGAGAATAAAAATTTGGTTGGCAAATATGAGATTTCATTGATGAAACCAACAGCATACATTATTAACACTGCACGGGCAGGTCTAATTGATAAAGAAGCATTAATAGAGGCTCTAAAGACAAAGAGAATAGCAGGAGCAGCACTGGATGTGTTCTGGGAAGAACCTATTCCTTCGGACAGTGAGTTGTTAGAATTGGACAATGTTACTCTTACAAGTCATTTAGCAGGAACAACCAAAGAAGCACTTACAAGATCACCTGAGCTTTTAATGGAGGATGTCAAGAAGTTTATTGAAGGGCAGAAAGCAAGATTTATTGTGAATCCAGAGGTTTTGGAAAACCAAGAGTTCAAGAAATGGCTGGAGGGTGTGAAGAAATGATGGTTAATCTTAATTCTATTCTTCCCCAGGCTCGAAAAGGCAAATACGCAATAGGTGCTTTCAACGTGTATAATTATGAAACGATAAAAGGTGTAATTGATGCTGCTGCAGAGCTAAGAGTTCCTGTAGTTGTTGCATTCGGAGAACGTTATCTTGCCAATATGTCATTTGATGAAGTCTATTCGTTAGTTAAGGTAATGAGCAAAAATGTAGAAGTGCCTGTAGTTTTGCACCTTGATCATTGCAAGACTTTTGAAAATATAGTAAAAGCTATAAGAGCAGGATTCACTTCAGTGATGTTTGATGGTTCTAGCCTCCCATTCAAAGAAAATGTTGAAAAAACAAAAGAAGTTGTTAAAATTGCCCATGCGGTAGGAGTAAGTGTGGAAGCTGAGTTAGGTAGCATAGCAGGAGGAGAAGGAAGTAGTGAAAGTGATAATGAAGAAACAACAATATATACTGACCCTAAAGAAGCTGAAGAGTTCGTAGAGTTGACTCAAGTTGATGCTTTAGCAGTGTCTATTGGTACTGTTCATGGGTTGTACACGGGAGAACCAAAAATAAACATTGATATCTTAAAAGAGATTGCATCAAGAGTACAAATACCATTGGTATTGCACGGTGGTTCTGGCACGCCAGAAGAGATATTGAAAGAATGTATAAGAAATGGTATTGCCAAAATCAATATTAATACTGAGATTTCGATTTACACATTGGATAAAATAGCTGAGATACTCAACGAAAACAAAAATAAAGTTCATTTTTCGAATATTTCCTTAAAAGTTATTGAATGTGTAAAAGAAGTGACAAAGAAACATATAAAGTTGTTTTATGAAACATAGAATTCATCAGAAAGTAAATTTTGCTTTAAAAAAAGGCGAGGTGGAGTGACAAAAAGGATTGTTGTATTGCCTAAGCGGCTGAATACTTGGAGATTATGATTTTTCAACGAGTCTCTCCACCTCGACTTATTACTAAGCTTGTAGACAGAAGGGAGATGTACGAATTTAATTATACTCTATCCATGAGGAGGAAGGAAGACTTTTTTGAAGTTCTGAAGAGTTTGATAACACTCACCTCGAGTGTTTATGCAAAAGGCTAAAAAAAAATAAAGAGTAAAGGAGGAATGGAAAATGGTAACTGGACCTATGCTTTTAGTCATCTTCGTTCTTGCGATGGCATTTGTGCTCGTCTCAATTATTAAATTTAAGTTAAACCCGTTTTTATCCTTAATTATTACCGGTATTATAACAGCGTGGTTGGTGGGAATGCCTTTATCACAAACAGCTTCAAACATTGCAGAAGGTTTTGGGAGTACTCTAAAAGGAATAGGCATTGTAATAGGTCTAGGTATAATTTTAGGACAGATTCTTGCGGAAGCAGGAGCCACTGAACAAATTGCAAATGGACTCATCAAAAAAGTAGGCTCAAAGAATTCTCCATTGGCAGTCAATATAACAGGTTTTCTGGTTTCTATCCCTGTTTTCTTTGATGCAGCGTTTGTTATTTTGATATCACTCATCAAGCAAATCTCAAGAAAAACAAAAATTTCCTTTATTACTTTTGTAACAGCTTTAGCAGTAGGTTTGATAGTTACTCATGCAACTGTTATTCCAACTCCAGGACCAGTAACTGTTGCAAGCAATATGGGTGTTAATATGGGTGTATTTACATTTTACAGTATCATAGTTGCTCTTCCTGCAGCACTGATCGGAGGGTGGCTGTATGGGCTGTACCTTGGCAAAAAGTATCCTTTCACTGAAGATGAAGTCAAAGGGGATTTCAGAAATGAGGAACAAATTACTTCAAACGGAAAACAGCCATCATTATTTCTCTCGCTCTTTGTTCTCCTCTTACCTATTGTATTGATCCTTTTAGGTACTGTTTTGTCAGTCCTTCTTCCGAAGAATTCGGCTATGTCAGTGTTCTTTTCGTTTCTTGGCGATAAGAATATTGCACTTTTAATTGGTGTGATAGTAGCAATATTGGCAATGAAACCATATCTCAAAGATTCTATAGAAAATGTTATTTCACGTGCGGCAACATCCGCAGGGATGATTTTGTTAATAACAGGTGCTGGTGGTTCTTTTGGCAAAATTATAAATGAAAGTGGTATAGGAAATTATGTTGTTGAAACATTCTCACGCATGAATATTCCGATGGTCGTTTTAGCATTTGTTTTGAGTCAATTGTTAAGGGCTGCCCAAGGGTCTACTACAGTTGCATTGGTAACCACATCCTCTATACTTGGTCCTCTAGCTGCTAAATTGGGTGTCTCGCCAGTTTTAGTTGGTCTTGCAATTTGCGCAGGAGGAATAGGTTTATCATTACCAAATGACTCTGGGTTCTGGGTCGTTAACAGATTTTCTAAGTTCGATATAAAGAAAACTATGGAAGCATGGACAGTAGGTGGCACTATTGCAGGGGTAATAGCGTTTATTATGGTGTTAATACTTAACATATTCGCAAGCAAATTGCCTGGTCTACATTAAGAGAAGTTTACTTTAATTAGTTTTTATAAATAGTGCCCCAAAGGGGGGTGGTTGTACTCTATTTTTACCTTTTTCTTTCTTTTTATAAAAATAAAAAGCATCAGATTGAAGCAGGGGGGTAACTGAAATTGGAAGGCATTCTAACAATTGATGTAGGAACTTCGAGTTTAAGAATTATCATCTATGACCTTCAGGGTGAAATAAAGTTTAAGGCACAGGAAGAGTATAGTATGGAGTTTTACGACTCACGTGTTGAACAAGACCCTAATACTTGGAAGGAAGCCTTGTTAAAATGTTTTAAAAAAACCAAAGATTTTCTGAAGGATAACAACTTAGAGATTTTTAGCGTATCAGTCACATCTCAAAGAGCCTCTGTTATTCCAGTAGATGAAAGATGTGAGCCCCTTTATAAAGCTATCATGTGGCAAGATAAAAGAAGTGTAAAACAGTGCGAGAAAATTGAAAAAGCAATTGGTAAGGAAGTGATATACAAAAAGACAGGTTTGCGAATAGATCCTTATTTTTCTCTTCCTAAGATGTTATGGTTGAAGGAAAATGTTCCAGAGGTTTTTGAAAAAGCATACAAATTGATAGGAGTGCAGGATTATATCGTCTATCAACTTACAAAGAAATTTGTGACAGATTGGACACAAGCTTCTCGTCTTATGATTATGAATATTAAAGAATTTAAATGGGATGAGGAAATATTGCAAGAAACAGGAATTAGCAAATCTCTTCTCTGTGAGTTGATTCCGCCTGGTACGGTTGCGGGAGCATTGTCTCAAGACATCGCTGAAATTAGTAATTTGAAAACCGGTACGCCGGTAATCATAGCTGGTGGAGACCAACAATGTGCCGCTTTGGCACTTAATGTTCTTGAGCCGGGGCATGCTGAAGTAAATACGGGAACGGGATCTTTTATAATTGCATATTCTGATAATCCTGTTTTCGATAAAGAGATTAGAACGCTTTGTAGTGCTTCCGCAGTTGCTGGAAAGTGGATTTGTGAAGCAGGAATGTTTACAACAGGGTCTATTTACAGATGGTTCAAAGAGCAGTTTTATAGTTGGGCAGGTGAAAAGGCCTTTGAAGTGATGGACAAAGAGATAGAGAATGTGCCGGTGGGAGCTAATGGAGTTTTGATTTTGCCACATTTTGAGGGAAGTGCAGCTCCATATTGGAATCCTTTTGCGAAAGGTGTAATATTTAATCTTACCCTTGGGACAAAAAGGAGTGAAATTGCAAGAGCAATATTAGAAGGTATATGCTTGGAATTGATGGATAATATGAAAATCATTGAAGAAAACATAGGTAGCATCCAGAATATTAGTGTAGCAGGCGGTATGACAACGTTTGATTTGTTCAACCAAATGCAAGCAGATGCTTTTAATAAACGGATAGTCAAGTATCAAAATGTTGAAGCAACTTCCTTGGGAGCAGCAATGAGTGCAGCTGTTTGTATGGGATATTACAAAACGCACAGGGAAGCCTTTGAGCACATGGCAGGAAAAGTAGAAAAGATATTTGAACCAAATAAAGAAAATGTTTACTTATACGAAAAACTGCTAAGGCGCAAAAATTTACTGTATCACGCACTTAATAGCTATCAAGTATATAGCACTTTTGCAGAATCTTTAAAAGGGTAAGAGGACATTCGTAGTAAGTTTTTAAAGAGATATTTTATGGCCCAATAGGTGAAGGTATTATGATGTCTATCTTTTTAGTTTCATCTGGCGTGCATTTAATA
The sequence above is drawn from the Caldicellulosiruptor bescii DSM 6725 genome and encodes:
- a CDS encoding TA system antitoxin ParD family protein, whose protein sequence is MADYKKAYTLRIDETLLDKIRVIAEKNKRSINAQIEYLIQQCVEEFEAEHGEIKIEEENTE
- a CDS encoding MurR/RpiR family transcriptional regulator yields the protein MDIFTLIRTKYNTLSQTQKKIADWILEHGNEIILMSIGEIAAKCSTSEATVMRFLRKLGFDSYQLFKVKVAQDIVDVTPRAVYEDVSSEDSVNEIKQKVIQSTIDAIRDIDKLIEDSTIEKAIEIMANAKRIFFFGVGASGAIAKDAFHKFLRLGINTIYCSDSHIMSIMCSHMTEKDAVLAISHSGESREIIDAIELAKENKAKVISFTSYPNSTLAKLSDVVFLSATKETKFRSDAMVSRIVQCVIIDILYVSLVLKLGSEAIVNVNKSRLAVAKKKK
- a CDS encoding 2-hydroxyacid dehydrogenase, coding for MSKKMKIMVIGDAMIPGKDFESAAKKYLSDYVEEIITGDWENNWDNLQRRRLEVEKKGPEIEEVVPLIKEKGQDVSMLFGLFVPISKETFNYLPKVKIIGVSRAGLENVNVKEATQRGVLVFNVQGRNAEAVSDFAIGLLLAECRNIARAHYAIKNGQWRKEFSNSDWIPELKGKTVGIIGFGYIGRLVAKKLSGFEVRRLVYDPYVSEEEIRECGCIPVDKETLFKESDFITLHARLTEENKNLVGKYEISLMKPTAYIINTARAGLIDKEALIEALKTKRIAGAALDVFWEEPIPSDSELLELDNVTLTSHLAGTTKEALTRSPELLMEDVKKFIEGQKARFIVNPEVLENQEFKKWLEGVKK
- a CDS encoding class II fructose-bisphosphate aldolase, encoding MMVNLNSILPQARKGKYAIGAFNVYNYETIKGVIDAAAELRVPVVVAFGERYLANMSFDEVYSLVKVMSKNVEVPVVLHLDHCKTFENIVKAIRAGFTSVMFDGSSLPFKENVEKTKEVVKIAHAVGVSVEAELGSIAGGEGSSESDNEETTIYTDPKEAEEFVELTQVDALAVSIGTVHGLYTGEPKINIDILKEIASRVQIPLVLHGGSGTPEEILKECIRNGIAKININTEISIYTLDKIAEILNENKNKVHFSNISLKVIECVKEVTKKHIKLFYET
- a CDS encoding GntP family permease, yielding MVTGPMLLVIFVLAMAFVLVSIIKFKLNPFLSLIITGIITAWLVGMPLSQTASNIAEGFGSTLKGIGIVIGLGIILGQILAEAGATEQIANGLIKKVGSKNSPLAVNITGFLVSIPVFFDAAFVILISLIKQISRKTKISFITFVTALAVGLIVTHATVIPTPGPVTVASNMGVNMGVFTFYSIIVALPAALIGGWLYGLYLGKKYPFTEDEVKGDFRNEEQITSNGKQPSLFLSLFVLLLPIVLILLGTVLSVLLPKNSAMSVFFSFLGDKNIALLIGVIVAILAMKPYLKDSIENVISRAATSAGMILLITGAGGSFGKIINESGIGNYVVETFSRMNIPMVVLAFVLSQLLRAAQGSTTVALVTTSSILGPLAAKLGVSPVLVGLAICAGGIGLSLPNDSGFWVVNRFSKFDIKKTMEAWTVGGTIAGVIAFIMVLILNIFASKLPGLH
- a CDS encoding FGGY-family carbohydrate kinase, which codes for MEGILTIDVGTSSLRIIIYDLQGEIKFKAQEEYSMEFYDSRVEQDPNTWKEALLKCFKKTKDFLKDNNLEIFSVSVTSQRASVIPVDERCEPLYKAIMWQDKRSVKQCEKIEKAIGKEVIYKKTGLRIDPYFSLPKMLWLKENVPEVFEKAYKLIGVQDYIVYQLTKKFVTDWTQASRLMIMNIKEFKWDEEILQETGISKSLLCELIPPGTVAGALSQDIAEISNLKTGTPVIIAGGDQQCAALALNVLEPGHAEVNTGTGSFIIAYSDNPVFDKEIRTLCSASAVAGKWICEAGMFTTGSIYRWFKEQFYSWAGEKAFEVMDKEIENVPVGANGVLILPHFEGSAAPYWNPFAKGVIFNLTLGTKRSEIARAILEGICLELMDNMKIIEENIGSIQNISVAGGMTTFDLFNQMQADAFNKRIVKYQNVEATSLGAAMSAAVCMGYYKTHREAFEHMAGKVEKIFEPNKENVYLYEKLLRRKNLLYHALNSYQVYSTFAESLKG